One genomic window of Bacillus mycoides includes the following:
- a CDS encoding class I SAM-dependent methyltransferase: protein MKQNIYDNPNFFKNYTALRESGINANDFIEQPAIKSLILCLKGKSVLDLGCGDGHFSKYCIENGAKNVIGVDISKNMIERAKKLNQDDNIEFMCLPMEDMGLTNQKFDLIISSLSIHYIENYSAMIQKINELLKSSGEFIFSTEHPIATARKGSNHWIKTEDGNTSHWALDNYQEEGIRVHNWFVDDSVVIYHRTVATLINTLIEHGLSLDKIIEPQSTLAGIEKMPDLINESRSPSFIIIKSKKTK, encoded by the coding sequence GTGAAACAAAATATTTACGATAATCCGAATTTCTTCAAAAACTACACAGCATTGCGTGAAAGTGGAATAAACGCTAATGACTTCATAGAACAGCCAGCAATCAAATCATTAATTCTGTGTTTGAAAGGAAAATCGGTATTAGACTTGGGTTGCGGTGATGGTCATTTTTCAAAGTATTGTATAGAAAATGGTGCAAAAAACGTAATAGGTGTAGACATATCCAAAAATATGATTGAACGTGCTAAAAAGTTAAATCAGGATGATAACATAGAATTTATGTGTCTTCCTATGGAGGATATGGGACTAACCAATCAAAAGTTCGACCTGATTATAAGTTCCCTCTCTATACATTACATTGAAAATTACTCGGCAATGATTCAAAAGATTAATGAACTATTAAAAAGCAGTGGTGAATTTATCTTTTCAACCGAACATCCAATAGCAACAGCTCGCAAAGGAAGCAACCATTGGATAAAAACTGAGGATGGTAATACATCACACTGGGCATTAGATAATTATCAAGAAGAAGGAATCAGAGTACACAACTGGTTTGTTGACGATAGTGTGGTTATTTATCATAGAACTGTTGCCACATTAATAAATACTTTGATTGAACACGGGCTTTCGCTGGATAAAATAATCGAACCACAATCAACTTTGGCAGGGATAGAGAAAATGCCAGATTTAATAAACGAATCGCGAAGTCCATCTTTTATTATAATCAAGTCAAAAAAAACAAAATAA